Proteins co-encoded in one Microtus ochrogaster isolate Prairie Vole_2 unplaced genomic scaffold, MicOch1.0 UNK81, whole genome shotgun sequence genomic window:
- the LOC101999684 gene encoding zinc finger protein 709-like isoform X1, which produces METAIVGLSRPDQDLVSFEDLAVHFTQEEWDLLDPSQKSLYGDVMLETCRNFTAIGYEWEDQKIEEHNEDPEINLRHVISHSEYTQYVHEDYEQKPQDSNFLTSIEGYTETQTSSGPSVCEVCLKTFGLYHLTYNGHHNYDYKEAGGSQTDENDYEGNQCDKTSSSLQKEEKNHTGKKLYVCQECGKAFRYPSALQLHERIHTGEKPYECKDCGKAFRGLSALHLHERIHTGEKPYECKQCGRAFTYLSALQLHERIHTEERPCECKQCGKTFRYTRALKLHERIHTGEKPYECKQCGKFFRSHRTLKLHKRIHTGEKPYECKECGKAFRWLTSLKLHEKIHTGEKPYECQECGKAFRCQASYHRHKITHGGETLYECKECGKSFIYPSLLQVHERTHTGEKPFECKLCGKAFRCQSSLRLHERTHTGEKPYECKHCNKAFSSYNYLRFHERSHTGEKPYECKECGKTFTHRSYLRSHERRHTGEKPYQCVQCGRSFSRHSSFKRHQSVHGVENPYECQQYLLPLSPFPSNE; this is translated from the exons ATGGAGACTGCCATTGTTGGACTCTCTAGACCGGATCAG GACCTGGTGAGCTTTGAGGATCTGGCTGTGCACTTCACCCAGGAAGAGTGGGATTTGCTGGATCCTTCCCAGAAGAGTCTCTATggagatgtgatgctggagacctgcAGGAACTTCACTGCCATCG GATACGAATGGGAAGATCAGAAAATTGAAGAACATAATGAAGATCCTGAAATAAATCTAAG GCACGTCATATCTCACTCTGAATATACACAGTATGTACATGAAGACTATGAACAGAAGCCACAGGACTCCAATTTTCTTACAAGTATTGAAGGATACACGGAAACTCAGACTTCGAGTGGGCCttctgtgtgtgaggtgtgttTAAAGACCTTTGGACTATATCATCTAACTTATAATGGACATCACAACTATGACTACAAGGAAGCTGGAGGAAGCCAGACTGACGAAAATGATTATGAAGGTAATCAGTGTGATAAAACTTCCAGTTctcttcaaaaagaagaaaaaaatcatactggaAAAAAACTCTATGTGTGTCAagaatgtggtaaagcctttagGTATCCCAGTGCCCTCCAATtacatgaaagaattcatactggagaaaaaccctatgaatgtaaagactgtgggaaagCTTTTAGAGGTCTCAGTGCCCTTCATTTGCATGAAAGAATTCATACGGGAGAAAAACCTTACGAATGTAAACAGTGTGGTAGAGCCTTCACGTATCTCAGTGCCCTTCAATtacatgaaagaattcatactgagGAAAGACCCTGTGAGTGTAAACAATGTGGTAAAACCTTTAGATATACCAGGGCCCTTAAATtacatgaaagaattcatactggagaaaagccctatgaatgtaagcAATGTGGTAAATTCTTTAGAAGTCACAGGACCCTTAAGTTACataaaagaattcatactggagaaaaaccctatgaGTGCAAAGAATGTGGGAAAGCTTTTAGATGGCTTACTTCTCTGAAGTTACATGAAAAAATTCATACAGGAGAAAAACCCTATGAATGCCaagagtgtgggaaagccttcaggtGTCAGGCTTCCtatcatagacataaaataactCATGGTGGAGAAACGTTGTATGAGTGTAAAGAGTGTGGTAAGTCCTTCATTTACCCCTCTTTACTTCAAGTGCACGAAAGAACGCACACAGGTGAAAAGCCCTTTGAGTGTAAGCTGTGTGGGAAAGCTTTTAGATGTCAATCTTCGCTTCGGTTGCATGAAAGAACgcacactggagaaaagccctatgaatgtaaacATTGTAACAAAGCCTTTTCGAGTTATAATTATCTTCGATTTCATGAAAGAagccacactggagagaaaccctatgaatgcaaAGAATGTGGGAAAACCTTCACACATCGCTCTTACCTTCGGTCACATGAAAGAagacatactggagagaaaccgtaCCAGTGTGTTCAGTGTGGCAGATCCTTCAGCCGGCATAGTTCCTTTAAGAGGCATCAGTCCGTTCATGGAGTGGAAAACCCGTATGAATGTCAGCAATATCTACTTCCTTTATCTCCATTTCcttcaaatgaatga
- the LOC101999684 gene encoding zinc finger protein 709-like isoform X2 — protein sequence MLETCRNFTAIGYEWEDQKIEEHNEDPEINLRHVISHSEYTQYVHEDYEQKPQDSNFLTSIEGYTETQTSSGPSVCEVCLKTFGLYHLTYNGHHNYDYKEAGGSQTDENDYEGNQCDKTSSSLQKEEKNHTGKKLYVCQECGKAFRYPSALQLHERIHTGEKPYECKDCGKAFRGLSALHLHERIHTGEKPYECKQCGRAFTYLSALQLHERIHTEERPCECKQCGKTFRYTRALKLHERIHTGEKPYECKQCGKFFRSHRTLKLHKRIHTGEKPYECKECGKAFRWLTSLKLHEKIHTGEKPYECQECGKAFRCQASYHRHKITHGGETLYECKECGKSFIYPSLLQVHERTHTGEKPFECKLCGKAFRCQSSLRLHERTHTGEKPYECKHCNKAFSSYNYLRFHERSHTGEKPYECKECGKTFTHRSYLRSHERRHTGEKPYQCVQCGRSFSRHSSFKRHQSVHGVENPYECQQYLLPLSPFPSNE from the exons atgctggagacctgcAGGAACTTCACTGCCATCG GATACGAATGGGAAGATCAGAAAATTGAAGAACATAATGAAGATCCTGAAATAAATCTAAG GCACGTCATATCTCACTCTGAATATACACAGTATGTACATGAAGACTATGAACAGAAGCCACAGGACTCCAATTTTCTTACAAGTATTGAAGGATACACGGAAACTCAGACTTCGAGTGGGCCttctgtgtgtgaggtgtgttTAAAGACCTTTGGACTATATCATCTAACTTATAATGGACATCACAACTATGACTACAAGGAAGCTGGAGGAAGCCAGACTGACGAAAATGATTATGAAGGTAATCAGTGTGATAAAACTTCCAGTTctcttcaaaaagaagaaaaaaatcatactggaAAAAAACTCTATGTGTGTCAagaatgtggtaaagcctttagGTATCCCAGTGCCCTCCAATtacatgaaagaattcatactggagaaaaaccctatgaatgtaaagactgtgggaaagCTTTTAGAGGTCTCAGTGCCCTTCATTTGCATGAAAGAATTCATACGGGAGAAAAACCTTACGAATGTAAACAGTGTGGTAGAGCCTTCACGTATCTCAGTGCCCTTCAATtacatgaaagaattcatactgagGAAAGACCCTGTGAGTGTAAACAATGTGGTAAAACCTTTAGATATACCAGGGCCCTTAAATtacatgaaagaattcatactggagaaaagccctatgaatgtaagcAATGTGGTAAATTCTTTAGAAGTCACAGGACCCTTAAGTTACataaaagaattcatactggagaaaaaccctatgaGTGCAAAGAATGTGGGAAAGCTTTTAGATGGCTTACTTCTCTGAAGTTACATGAAAAAATTCATACAGGAGAAAAACCCTATGAATGCCaagagtgtgggaaagccttcaggtGTCAGGCTTCCtatcatagacataaaataactCATGGTGGAGAAACGTTGTATGAGTGTAAAGAGTGTGGTAAGTCCTTCATTTACCCCTCTTTACTTCAAGTGCACGAAAGAACGCACACAGGTGAAAAGCCCTTTGAGTGTAAGCTGTGTGGGAAAGCTTTTAGATGTCAATCTTCGCTTCGGTTGCATGAAAGAACgcacactggagaaaagccctatgaatgtaaacATTGTAACAAAGCCTTTTCGAGTTATAATTATCTTCGATTTCATGAAAGAagccacactggagagaaaccctatgaatgcaaAGAATGTGGGAAAACCTTCACACATCGCTCTTACCTTCGGTCACATGAAAGAagacatactggagagaaaccgtaCCAGTGTGTTCAGTGTGGCAGATCCTTCAGCCGGCATAGTTCCTTTAAGAGGCATCAGTCCGTTCATGGAGTGGAAAACCCGTATGAATGTCAGCAATATCTACTTCCTTTATCTCCATTTCcttcaaatgaatga